In Pyrus communis chromosome 1, drPyrComm1.1, whole genome shotgun sequence, the following are encoded in one genomic region:
- the LOC137714193 gene encoding multifunctional methyltransferase subunit TRM112 homolog A-like, which yields MRLLTHNMLSSNIKGVTNGFPLRIEIEKVVEKPVDFNPEFLRNMFPKIEWKALVNAARSMGYVELPEEVEPSTLYSEDFLRKFHHALLELHLEEGALVCPETGRRFPVSKGIPNMLLHEDEV from the coding sequence ATGAGGCTGCTAACCCACAACATGCTGTCGTCAAACATCAAAGGTGTGACCAACGGCTTCCCTCTGCGCATTGAAATAGAGAAGGTGGTTGAAAAGCCGGTCGATTTCAACCCTGAATTCCTCAGGAACATGTTCCCTAAGATCGAGTGGAAGGCCCTTGTCAATGCCGCTCGTAGTATGGGCTATGTTGAGCTCCCTGAGGAGGTTGAGCCTTCTACGCTTTATTCTGAAGATTTTCTTCGCAAGTTCCACCATGCCCTTTTGGAGCTTCATCTCGAGGAGGGTGCGCTCGTTTGCCCTGAGACTGGTCGCCGCTTTCCGGTTAGTAAGGGAATACCCAATATGCTGCTTCATGAAGACGAAGTGTGA